The following proteins are encoded in a genomic region of Opitutaceae bacterium:
- a CDS encoding BatD family protein, protein MSLCRHLLLLLILVATLGAQSARWEPSGGSLALNRSSELQLVFVDCDPQEEVKVPTVDGLVLSPAGQMSSTNIVNGRVTQSTILGFNVRPTRETTLTLPSFRVKTDKGAVTVPAATFSVSQAAAAGGSIPLDSVARSEFRVPVEVWRGEVFPIEYRLTALRRYLHQAASDLTWDPAPLVLEDWPQLSAENVLSGGEKQIVLRKASRAFAATPGTVNLAPGTQLINIVTGTSAFGFFTSPNLEQFAITTAPATVRVKPLPAGAPATFTGAVGDFELKSKVVPERAQVGEPVTWTLTASGTGNWPEITGLPSREVSTQFRAVQTQPKKNSGQGKLFDATLEEDVVLVPTAPGTYTFGPFEWTVFDPKAGEYRTIRTPAHTVTIVSATAQPGGGGPGAGQAPRASASAPPGLPAPVPGGALEAAVPARAPFAGRSWLLALGALPFVLVLPAWALLATARARRLDPRRPARAARLRALELCSSLSEQRAAPAALPLLADWQAAVIQALELPSAYPGAAALEAHPELRKCWLEAEACRFGRAASLPADWPERARAALEKLPPAAFAWSALAKPRSWWPAALLALAAVLPTTDLWAEDNHLAKGLAAYDRGDFVAAEAAWRTALEREPLLSSAHLNLSLALSQQAQWQEATAHATLAFLQAPDQPGTLRQLRYCLSQPAFTPQEVEPLIADTATAGLVRTFTPRGWQLAGLAAAAAVSVGIILLLLVRLGFAPKWMRIAAGSLALAGLLGLPIALYSWAHYGTYRDPRAVLVWRETSLFSVPTDADAEQRKASLEAGTVATAQRSFLSWTEIRFRNGDTGWVQTSEVLPVWRGDGSR, encoded by the coding sequence GTGTCACTCTGCCGTCACCTACTCCTTCTCCTGATTTTGGTTGCGACGCTCGGGGCCCAAAGCGCCCGCTGGGAGCCTTCGGGTGGCAGCCTTGCGCTCAATCGGTCGTCCGAGCTGCAGCTCGTGTTTGTCGACTGCGATCCCCAGGAAGAGGTCAAGGTGCCGACAGTGGACGGCCTTGTGCTTTCTCCGGCAGGCCAGATGTCCAGTACCAACATCGTCAATGGGCGTGTGACGCAATCCACGATCCTTGGTTTCAACGTCCGGCCAACCCGGGAGACCACCCTCACGCTTCCCTCGTTTCGGGTGAAGACAGACAAGGGTGCGGTGACCGTGCCTGCCGCCACCTTTTCCGTGAGCCAGGCGGCGGCAGCAGGCGGGTCCATTCCCCTCGATTCGGTGGCGCGCTCCGAGTTTCGAGTCCCTGTGGAAGTCTGGCGGGGCGAGGTGTTCCCGATTGAGTACCGCCTGACCGCACTGCGGCGATACCTGCACCAGGCCGCGAGCGACCTCACTTGGGACCCGGCACCGCTCGTCCTTGAAGACTGGCCGCAGCTGTCAGCGGAGAATGTGCTGAGCGGAGGAGAAAAGCAGATCGTCCTGCGCAAGGCATCGCGGGCGTTCGCTGCGACTCCCGGGACGGTGAACCTCGCTCCAGGCACCCAGCTCATCAACATTGTTACCGGCACCTCAGCCTTCGGTTTCTTTACTTCTCCCAACCTCGAGCAATTCGCCATCACGACTGCTCCCGCGACGGTGAGGGTAAAGCCCCTTCCCGCAGGTGCACCGGCAACCTTTACAGGCGCGGTGGGCGATTTCGAATTGAAGTCAAAGGTGGTGCCGGAGCGTGCGCAGGTGGGCGAGCCAGTGACCTGGACGCTGACCGCTTCGGGCACGGGCAACTGGCCCGAGATCACAGGTCTCCCGTCGCGGGAGGTCAGCACGCAATTTCGTGCCGTACAGACACAACCGAAAAAGAACAGCGGCCAGGGCAAACTGTTCGACGCCACACTCGAGGAAGACGTCGTTTTGGTCCCAACGGCGCCGGGCACCTACACCTTCGGTCCCTTCGAATGGACGGTGTTTGATCCCAAGGCCGGAGAGTATCGCACAATTCGCACCCCGGCGCACACGGTCACAATCGTGTCGGCCACCGCGCAGCCGGGCGGCGGCGGTCCCGGCGCGGGCCAGGCGCCTCGCGCCTCCGCATCCGCGCCTCCCGGATTGCCCGCTCCGGTCCCTGGCGGGGCGCTCGAAGCCGCTGTGCCCGCGCGCGCTCCCTTCGCGGGTCGCTCCTGGCTCCTCGCCCTGGGCGCGCTGCCCTTTGTGCTCGTGCTTCCTGCCTGGGCGCTCCTCGCGACCGCGCGCGCGCGCCGTCTCGATCCACGCCGCCCCGCCCGCGCCGCGCGCCTTCGCGCACTCGAGCTCTGCTCGTCGCTCTCCGAGCAGCGCGCGGCGCCCGCCGCCCTCCCGCTACTTGCAGACTGGCAGGCCGCGGTGATCCAGGCGCTGGAACTTCCATCCGCCTACCCAGGTGCCGCGGCCCTGGAGGCACATCCCGAGCTTAGGAAGTGCTGGCTTGAGGCCGAAGCGTGCCGTTTCGGGCGAGCTGCGAGCTTGCCCGCGGATTGGCCCGAGCGCGCACGCGCCGCTCTCGAGAAACTTCCGCCCGCTGCATTCGCGTGGTCCGCGCTCGCGAAGCCGCGCTCGTGGTGGCCGGCTGCTCTCCTCGCCCTGGCGGCGGTCCTGCCGACGACAGACCTCTGGGCCGAAGACAACCACCTCGCCAAGGGCCTCGCTGCCTATGACCGAGGTGATTTCGTTGCGGCGGAAGCAGCGTGGCGCACGGCGTTGGAACGGGAGCCTCTCCTGTCGTCTGCCCATCTCAATCTTTCGCTCGCCCTGTCGCAACAGGCACAATGGCAGGAGGCGACCGCCCACGCCACGCTCGCGTTCTTGCAGGCTCCCGACCAGCCGGGAACCTTGCGCCAGCTGCGCTATTGCCTGTCGCAACCTGCGTTCACACCGCAGGAGGTCGAGCCGTTGATCGCGGACACCGCGACCGCCGGCCTGGTGCGCACGTTCACGCCGCGTGGCTGGCAGCTTGCCGGACTTGCAGCCGCGGCAGCGGTCTCGGTCGGTATCATTTTACTGTTACTCGTTCGACTTGGCTTCGCTCCCAAGTGGATGCGCATCGCGGCCGGGAGCCTTGCCCTCGCCGGCCTTCTCGGACTACCGATTGCGTTGTATTCATGGGCTCACTACGGGACCTATCGCGATCCCCGGGCGGTACTGGTCTGGCGCGAGACAAGCCTCTTTTCCGTGCCAACGGATGCCGATGCGGAACAACGCAAAGCCTCCCTTGAAGCGGGCACCGTCGCGACTGCACAACGAAGTTTTCTGAGCTGGACCGAGATCCGCTTCCGCAACGGCGACACTGGCTGGGTCCAGACGAGTGAGGTGTTGCCTGTGTGGAGAGGAGACGGGAGCCGGTAG